In a genomic window of Siniperca chuatsi isolate FFG_IHB_CAS linkage group LG1, ASM2008510v1, whole genome shotgun sequence:
- the LOC122879730 gene encoding interleukin-17C-like isoform X1 has protein sequence MARVSLQMIFLGSLLIFNEQTTSSAGSSRCISEAQFNNRADRFRDSYWGKWSVSKNLVPERDTRTCAQAAKEMHGDPSNLINNRSLSPWRYSLDRDVDRIPHDIAIAECLCQGCIINQREELSYNSVPVFATLMVLRKTLCVHDPNKYDVKKVFIRVPVACTCVVPKYTK, from the exons ATGGCACGGGTCAGTCTCCAAATG ATCTTCCTCGGCTCGCTGTTGATCTTCAACGAGCAGACTACTTCTTCTGCCGGGAGCTCCAGATGCATCAGCGAGGCCCAGTTTAATAACCGAGCTGACAGGTTTCGGGACAGCTACTGGGGCAAGTGGAGTGTTTCTAAAAACCTGGTTCCGGAGCGGGACACGAGGACGTGCGCGCAGGCGGCCAAAGAAATGCACGGTGACCCGAGCAACCTAATAAACAACCGCTCCCTGTCCCCGTGGAGGTACAG CCTAGACCGGGATGTGGACAGGATCCCACATGACATCGCCATTGCGGAGTGCCTTTGTCAGGGCTGCATCATCAACCAGCGTGAAGAGCTGAGCTACAACTCCGTGCCAGTGTTTGCTACGCTGATGGTCCTGAGGAAGACTCTCTGCGTACATGACCCAAACAAATACGATGTGAAAAAGGTTTTTATCAGAGTCCCCGTGGCCTGCACCTGTGTGGTGCCCAAGTACACTAAATGA
- the LOC122879730 gene encoding interleukin-17C-like isoform X2 codes for MARIFLGSLLIFNEQTTSSAGSSRCISEAQFNNRADRFRDSYWGKWSVSKNLVPERDTRTCAQAAKEMHGDPSNLINNRSLSPWRYSLDRDVDRIPHDIAIAECLCQGCIINQREELSYNSVPVFATLMVLRKTLCVHDPNKYDVKKVFIRVPVACTCVVPKYTK; via the exons ATGGCACGG ATCTTCCTCGGCTCGCTGTTGATCTTCAACGAGCAGACTACTTCTTCTGCCGGGAGCTCCAGATGCATCAGCGAGGCCCAGTTTAATAACCGAGCTGACAGGTTTCGGGACAGCTACTGGGGCAAGTGGAGTGTTTCTAAAAACCTGGTTCCGGAGCGGGACACGAGGACGTGCGCGCAGGCGGCCAAAGAAATGCACGGTGACCCGAGCAACCTAATAAACAACCGCTCCCTGTCCCCGTGGAGGTACAG CCTAGACCGGGATGTGGACAGGATCCCACATGACATCGCCATTGCGGAGTGCCTTTGTCAGGGCTGCATCATCAACCAGCGTGAAGAGCTGAGCTACAACTCCGTGCCAGTGTTTGCTACGCTGATGGTCCTGAGGAAGACTCTCTGCGTACATGACCCAAACAAATACGATGTGAAAAAGGTTTTTATCAGAGTCCCCGTGGCCTGCACCTGTGTGGTGCCCAAGTACACTAAATGA